The nucleotide window AAAACCCAGAGgatgctagatgaatatgcaaatgtacaagtcataaacAAGGGCTCATAAGTGAACCAAAGTTAATAgtgaatatatgcaagatggtgtaTAGCATGGTTTGATTTTTGGCTTTGGAAATGGTTTCAaatcaaattaacacaaaatgaaacttgaaatgtaaactaggtTATGTCAAACTAGATGTGATAAAATGGATGGAAATTAGAGCTTTAGGTTGTTCACCATAGCCTCCTttgcatgcattgatgttcaaactaAAAATAATGCAATCCCAAATATCaaattaccctcttagcatttggataagactactaagtcctaaactcctttgattttatcaattttcaCTGGATAATtgcgaaactaactacccaagaacaagttatattactGGATAAGTATTaattccttgctcctagatgcataaagtgGGATTTTACCGGAtaactacccaagaacaagttaAATTACTGGATAAGTATCAATCATAGacctaggtgattttaactcactaccctcacagaTACGCCTACTGTGCTATCATGCTTTCAATGTCCAAAGCTAGCTATTCCctaaacattgttcatgtaatgacaaatgcaaactattcaaattagctagattcaaatacaagcattcacttcttgatttagcatgtgaagatgattatagaaattgcatcaaataagactcaaacttcaattcattacaagtttggctagggctttcaactcTAGCCCCaacaatagactactcacacaaATCTACATAAACTAGCATTAACATAATGGAAAACAATAAGCTATCTAAGAATAGAGTTTAGAAATGGCTAGGGATGACCACAAATGAAAGATGATAAAGTGGTTGATCATGGAAACTTTTTCATGGAGATGATGTAGTGGCTCTACTTACATTCTAACTTCTTCCTTGAACTCATTATTCAAGACTTGAGTTGATAATGATGCTTGGCATATGTAAGATGTTATGGGTACGAATGTAGTTGGAAAATAgagtggtggagatggaggttttatGGAGGAGATGATAGTGGGTTATatagagaatagagagagaaaaagatgtaATGGCTAAGTATGGGTGATGCCCTTCTTCTTTGTGAGAAAAGGTGCTTaaatagatagagagagaggtaCGAAATGGGTAATATGGAGTAAAGGTATGGTTGAATTGGAACAAAAAAGTTTGGAATTTGGTTCAGATAGAATGATGGTGAATGGATGTAATTATGTTACTCACCCTTCTTGCTCCTCCATGAATATAGCCGAAAAATACATGGCACCAACATGAGTGGTGGTGCGTAGCCATTTGTGCCgccaaaagtggtggtgcaGGAACATTTACTagaatttcacttttttctcaTCCTatcaagattttctacaaaacatgaaattggattagtcaacattaaattggactttagaacaagtaatttccatattttagggccaaatatatatatgagttaTGACCCAACAATAACATCTACTTTATCAACTAAAAcaacgtgagatttactcacctttaaATCTCACTACGTCTTCACATGCCACCTTTAAAGTACATAGCCATCACTCCGCTCAAAACGACTTCATCAAGCACATAATCACATCAAGGCCTCAACTCGTCATGACACGAAGTACGAAAGCGTTTAAAGTTCAAAACACGTGAATTAAAAATTGAAGACCATGTCAATAAAGACGAAACTTCATCAGAGGCACCACAAGGTTTCTTGAATATGTTTAGGATCAAATCACCTAAATGAAAggacgatccaacagtcgaaACCTCACGGATTGAAAACTGAATGAACTGAAACTATAAATAACCTAACTTGTCTAACAGATTGAGTAAAGGTaacatatcctttgcataggacggtctcattcctaatttccctaaggaacgggctttgtaaaatgagcgagaggcattagaaacaaccaatgaggattttggttgggcccaagcatctgaaacgctatttgaagcaaagttggtgattgcaacatcactaggggcgtcatcaccatgatgtacactatccatggcgtcatggataaggactatgccagcctaggctggtggtggacagcggcggcggtcacacttggTCCAAGaattaacttttgattcatgcttcgtttcgctaaAGAAAatagatgtccatgtgaagtctttagtagacggatcatcatgactaggatgacctatcctgtcgtgacaaagctatTATGtatctgaatccaagagatcttctctcataacttttattggatttaatagcttgaatagtgacatagagtccactatagagacacataaacttctctaagatgcacctttgttcacaatcattagaggcattgcaaaggaactcattttcgttctctacatgcgctTTCGCATGGAAATTGTTGGCTATTCATatgtgcgatttgccctaggatcGTAGAGAGTTTATgagacagtaatcaaggtgccatttggcaagggagaacttgggctattccatgtccttaaatcaatactgatggcccagccattgtagtcacaaagtcatatgctcataatcaaaatggagtcataatgaaaagaactggaaattttattcataagccaacggagttacatcattgtctctttgaccaaagaaaatctaatccaaaatgctagttaatgcaaaacaatggtagtagtctaacttctttcggtaattccaaaataaatgtgaccaggtgagtagagagatgtcggtggagcaaggcttgcttaagtaccactaatctcataacctttctagacatcacacttactttgggtgagcctactttgaagaaagactaaaccattggcatttactacaaagtatattgcctattacatctcttggcaaaaataaagacttaaatagaattggcgatctattgatcccagccagatttgtagtcttcaacccttcactctagatcatcttcatgatcttcttgttccacatagtgagcttctcttgcttcacaatatgctttgtaggcggtgacaatttcttcacgaactctacaaatgtgtgcccaatgaccggattctccacatcgagaacatacatctttttgctcaaactccattgattgaggtgctttgaaagcgtcacttagatggctcttagtgttggtggcgcctcatggccagaggcgttgcctccctctctctttccacgttgacctctttggtTCCGTGCTCGCCTATTTTGGTGTTTACCTTCCCAactagagcgattatatggactagaGCGTCCAGAAGTATctctaagattagggtttcgctcttggcgtcctctcttaggggcgcgactataattggattccggaatatgctctatttccatggatctcgaattatagttcttcacaatgGTATTGTCATACTTTTCAGGgccattcatagctccaatgagccaTGAGACCTTGtaatccgtcctgcagtaacatcgattcgatagttcttagcaaccatcaatgcagaggcggggaagatagagagagtcttctcagtCAACATcgtctttaccacagaattccattaaggatttaatacgaagtgcttccgaattgtagtcaagaactgacttgaaatcacagaagtggaggctatgccatctcacttctaggtcaggaagcaaggagtcatggacattgccaaatctttatttgagtgagacccacagccttctggggtcttcttcattcatacctCATACTGGAGCGAgttatccatatgacgagtcattaggatgatggcttttgtcttattttcctctaaggctgctctatttgcttccaaagtttgagcttgctcaatagttagcacgtcctggctaggctcgagaatcgtatccaagattccatcggccttgagatgctggcggacatcacgaacccacctatgatatctagagccagttgttcccaatggagcaaagtccgaTTTGTTCAGGTTagtcatcctgaaagagaacaagaaattagggttagtttctgagcgaaaaaggctaccacgaaaacaataaaaatttctgacgtagttgcttccaagaaattaggaatttccgagcgtagttgtttccaagaaattcaattccaagagggactggattagatcgaaataatgacgtaagtggtcgatcataaattctctacaaactctaagtttggagacctcaacaagctccaagcttggagtgagcacgaacccctacagttcgacttttggtctcccctatgaagaagaaaatgggggtagaagaagggaggttgcaagtcaccgagaaaagaagaaaaagaatgaaaaacttcaaaaacgggaacttttagtaaaacatacctcttaggattgcagaacgCATTTGGTCCTTGTCATAGAATTTGGAGACGAGCTTCTGTCCTAGTGCAAGCAAGCagacttgtaggattgcagcTTGGTCGCGGAGTCACAGAATTGCAGACTCGCGGGGTCTCAGGTTTGAGGAGTCGCGAGGCCGCTGGGTCGCGGAGTCGCGAGGGCTCGGCAGATCTTGACAGGGGCATGTGCGGGGATGCTGTAGAGTTGATGCGGGTGGCACCGATCGCACCGACGCGCGCTGGGCTGGTTGGTATAAGGTCGCGCAGGCTTGCGCGGGGGCAGACGCTAGCGTGGGCAGACACTAGCGTGGGCTAGCTGTGTGATGTGGTTACGGAGGCAGCGGGCGAGCGTAGGGCTGCGGGCAGCAAGCACGGGGCTGTGGGGCTAGGGCTTGCCGTAGATTAAGTGAGAAgagttttagggttagggctcgtactgataacgtgtttaaggaaaactaaaattgggagagaattgagtcgtactttcattgataatatgggcctctttatatagaggattacataACACAGAATCAGAGTTCTACAAGGAAACGTAATATTACAATTGATTTGATATATCCAAAATTCTCTGATATTATGTCTAATtctaactctattaccactaggtcaagtaacctagagtttaggccagacacatattctggatttacttgaacaaaaatataattttcctaattaattattttcatgCAACGGATTAATTTAGAGAAGGagacaaagaagaaaatattttgaggagATGGATTACCTGTAATTATTGAGCATATATAATTAAGTTGTatgtaataaatgaatttgaaaGAGAATGGGAAAGAAATTAATGGATAGTTATTTGGTTATTTATATAATGGAATATATTATttgacaaaaataatatatcttATTTAATCCCAACCATTAGTTGTTACCTAATTTAATGCTCTAAAATCATagtataattttaactataatttaGGTGGGTATTGATCCGCCCCCATTTAAGTcactaaaaataaaattgaagttACCAAAAAAGGAAACATAGAATGGAGATTATAAAATGGGGAGTGAGTATTTCACTCCCCTATAGTTTCCTCCAtatagaattatatatatatatatatatattttctctgTAGTATTGTATACATAAACTTGCTTATATATTACTGAACTTCCTTATTGTTCATTCAGCTATTTGGAGCCTTGTGGTATCGTCTTGCTGTACAAAGACAAATAGATTGTTGGAAGCCATATTGTAAAACTGTTCCAGGAAATAGATGTAAAAAAACGGGTAATTTTCAATGTGGATACAACTATCCGTTGGTCAACATCACGCTATTACAAGAATTGTGCCCTACAAAAGATGAAAATTCAAAAGTCTTCGACTTGGGTATATATTCTTATGCTCTTCATTCTAATGTGACAAATTCATTAAATCTTCCACGAAGAATGTCACAATCTTTTTGGTGGGCGCTTCGAAATTTAAGGTCAGAATTTATAGTTATAGAGACTGTATGATGATTTATATgtgatttattttatcttttgacGATTTATGATGATTTGTATATATAGAGACAATTAACGTATTAAtgatctttctcttctttcttttatgtATATGGTTTGTCTTTCCTTTTCATTGCATATATCTAGCTTGCATGCATCTAATGATATAATGAACCGTACATTTCATATTTTTGCAGTTCTTTTGGTTCAAACCTAATTACCAGCACGCAACTCTTGGAGATCATCTTTTCGGTGGCGATATCTATTAGTGGCATGGCGCTATTTTTGGTATATCTCAACGCAAGAGTGCAGGTTGGTGTGCAAGATTAATTAGCCTAGCTTTATATAAAATTATGTCTTCAAGCTATAAGCATGTCCTTGTATGTATATTAGTATATATGTGTGTCTATACACCTGTTTTAGAGAGAACTTTCTTAttttaagaatttgaggatttttactATCTTACACTAGTATATGACCTAGTTCAATGATTTCAACTGCTAATCCTTTAAATTCCTATACAAGAATTGTGTCTAcaaaaaaacaactaaattcataatcatttggtaattcaaaattgtgtaaaaaaatgtAGTacattagataaaattaaaacgcTTTCCGATTTGGCGAATTTTTTATAAGATTCATATATGTGTATGTAACTAGAGTACGAATAATTTAGATTATTAAACTACatggtaaaaataaaaacattttcACATTTCAAGTTTAAGGAGGTTCTCTCTAGATCCTCCATCTATCTAAAAAATTAGCAAAATCAGAAAACATTTAACTATTTGATTAGAACAATattcattttaatattttctaacggactacatttgtttatacaattttgaatgaccGAATGTTTAtaaatttggttgatttttttgtaTACACAATTCTTACATATGAATATAAAGGATCAACAGTGGTTAAAAATCttcaaatttttaaaataagGATATCCTCTCTAGAATGGACGtcggtgtgtgtgtgtttatctTTTGATCTTCAGTATGGATCAAACTTTTATATATGATTAGGAACACATTATTTGCTTACCAAGCACAAACGTAAACTACTTACACACTCAACTACGTACTGATCTATATTTTGAAAGGACAAACTGATGAATAAACTGATCAGGGATGCTTCTTCTATGAAAATTAATTGATATAAAtagcaaggttcgaaaaatcgctagtcGTTAGTCGGGCGGTGGGTTAGGGAGGAGTGCCCAAACGCCTAGGCGAGTGCCTActcggttttgtattttttaattttaattttaattttaatttttatagcttttatttatgtaattgaAAATATAAAACTTATAAAGACTCAAAAGAGTAATAAACTAAATATTTATcctcctaaaaaaaataaactaaatatttatttaattaaatagagGTGGTACAGTTTGAAGTTGTACTCAATTATCCAACCAACAAAAAGTAGTATTCAATTGAAGCAATTTGTTGCCATGCAATCTTATCCTTCTTCTCCCTCCCAACTAAAAGTAGCCACaaattactctctctctctctctctctctctttgacacaattaagtaattaactacCCCATTCATTTTCactcccccctctctctctctctccctctctctctctctctctctctctctctctctctatctctgtgAAACCAGTAGCAACCATCTCCACCTTCTCTCTTCATTGATCTTTTCATTATTCAATCAATAACCAATCCTAAAGATCCGGAAACCATAACGAAGAGTGTTTACTGGAGATCAATTTTCAATCTAGTTTCGGAGTTTAGATGTTGAGCTGCAAAGAGAGAGAGCGACAGCAACtaagttagagagagagaggagagactgAGAAGAGACTAGCGACGGTGAAGATTTggtgaatttaaaaaaaaaaaaaaaaaaaaaaggaaacccCCAGAAGCTCCGATTATGCATTTCTCGAGGCGGAGAGGTGCTACCCAGAGCCTAGgtgccgcctaggcggcctgggcggccgagttttagaacactgataAATATAGTCTGACAAATTAATGAAGGGTACTCTTTTACAACGTGCTAATCCATATGAGATGCCACTTATacccttttcaatttttcaaacaaCTAAAGAAAACTTCAAAGATAATGTTAAAGTACAGATGTCGCAGGTATATATAGTTTGTATATAGATATTTAGTATTGTTCATACatatgaatatattgtccaagCTAGGCTTCTATAATATAGTCCTACTAACTAAGCATCATTTTGGTATTTGCAAATCCTTATGTACGTATTTATGCATGCATGCACACACATACACATTCACACCTGATTGAATTATAAATAATGAACTCATCAATCATGAACATTTTTGTTATGGAACAAATATATATGCAGGAATCACTAGAAAGATCAAGTCAGCTTAAACTGAAAGAAAAGCATTTGACTAAACCGGATATAGATTTGTGGTTATCTAAAAATGGTCTCTCTAACTTGAAGACAATGACAAAGAGCTCTATGGATTTGAAGACAACGAACAAAACGAAAAAAGCTCTCAGGACGGTGATTATTGAAAACGTacacaaaattgaagaaaacaaagatatTGATATGCAGAATATCATTTCTATTCTTCCCATAAAGTACAAAAAAAGCATCATGCGCCTTCTTTGTTTGGCTTCACTAAAGAAAGTAagtacttttttcttcttttatctgtgtgtgtgtgtgtatgcatCCCACACTCTTCAACATTAGGACTTACTACTTACTAGAATCAAGTTCTTTAGtaccgtgtgtgtgtgtataagtTCTCTTGTGTACACATATCCCAACATAAATAGAGATGTTCAGGCCATAACTAATTACTGATCTGCGTAATTAGGTGCCAATGCTTGAGAATTTGAATGAGAAAATGTTGAATGTGATTTGTGAGCATCTAAAGCCAGTCATTTACATAGAAGACAACTACATTATTCAAGAGGGGAAACCACTTGGGATGACACTATTCATCACGCAAGGCATTGCATGGAGTTACACGGTTAGTAATAACATTGGTGCAGAAACAAGCTGTGGTTCTTCAAGCAATAAATGGTTAAAGCGAGGTGATTATTATGGAGAAGAGCTTTTGAAGTGGGCATTCAAATGTACCTCTTATTCTGACTTACCCATCTCAACTAGAACTGTTATGTCCCAAGAAAAGGTCGAAGCATTTGCTCTTAGAGCTAGCGACCTAAAAAGCATTGTGTCAAAGTATTGGTGGCATTTTACTAGGGAGGTACCTCAAGTAGATCTCGATCAATGGGAGAATTCAGCAGCTTCTTCGATACAAGCAGCCTGGTGCAGCCGTCGACTGGCAAGAGCTAGGCACTCAAATGGCTGGGACATATTTACAGTAGAGAACTGATTGCGAAGTAACCAACTGCCCTACTGTACGTTCGGTTTAAAGCACAaaaactttttttgtttttgattaatTAGCTCTCTTGTTTAATAAAAGGCTTTCATAGGAATCCTTGTTTAACGACTCTAGTGCCTCTTAAATATGTCAATTATTATTGTACATTTTCTGCATGAAAGATGTTGCTCGTTCACCATTGCTATTCCGCAAATAAATAGTTTTCTATTCATTTTTGTGGAGGTTCCAGTTGAGAGCCGCATCAAAATTAGCTTTTGCATATAAGAAATCAGGGAAAATCTTgtttgacaattttttttccttgtgcTGATCCTAGTTACCATCATAGTTTCACTGGAAAAATCCAATGCAACTCCTCGGGCCCTAAGCCCTTCATGAAAAGGTTGCACGCTACTCTGATTAGACCTCATCGTTGTTACCTCTTGTGCGCATAGATTGTGGATGCTAACTTTATACAAGTATCAGTCAACTAAGTAGCTTACAATCTTACATGTCGCTATCATTGTATGTTTTCTATAAGGAACAGGAGTTTGCACGCTACTCATAAGGATAAAATTAATCATATGTAATACCTCAGTTAAAGAAACACTCCCATGACACGTGCCTCACGCGCTAAGAATTGGGGAAAAAAGGTGTTGCTAGGGTTTCACAGATATGGGTTTTGGGCGGCCTGGTTGGTGAGGTGGTGGCCACCATGGCCCGTTTTCTTAGGCAATCTAAGCTTCTCACCTTCGAAACTACCTACTAGTACCAATTTTATTTTAATCGATTCGGTTGATGTCAGTCAGGAAATTTTGCAACTATTTCTTTCGAAGTTTCGTATAGAGGAACGATCTTCTAATGAAGGATGACTGCTTTTGCCTACGGGCACTGGTTCGTATTCGTATCAAGGCAACAGTGATGGTTCCTATTACGGGTTTCAGGACAAACCCATTATATCTCATGGGAGAACGAAGTCATGGTCAGAATCTCCTACTTGTTCTTCTCAGACATGATTTGATTAAGGTCTTGATATCCAAGTATGTTTCCTTATGAACTGAATACAGGTGCCTTACCTTCTTAATTATGTTAATCGGAACCTATTGATTCAAGTCTCTGAGGCTTCTTTGCTTTACCCTTCTTGGTTTTGGGTTTATGGGCAAAACGCTAGGACAAGAAGGTATGATTATACTCTTCCACCTCCTGAAGGTTGTGTTATTTTGGACAAAGGTGATTTTGAGTAGATTTTCCTTTCTACCACTGAAACATGTggaaattgacaggacccgtccctgatttcaccctgaaatacGAAGTGACCCTGTAAGGCCCACCTTAAAAGAAATTCtatcaaaaatttggcagaactttctttaaaaatggactacccaaaacctgtagaaagacttttacacttctaaaccatccatccttattctcctggagccaccctgctccccaaatcacaacattctccaattcacattacacaattcccaacttaataacattaattccactgttatcagagcaattctaaaacaaaatgtataataaaataaaaagtaaaaagggTAAAGGATCAATAAATCCTACAATGCGAaagcagtgacaactatgcctcaactccatgtacgcccgacctcaactaacctagcctgcaaactgggcatttgaaaccgaagggctcaggggaaaagtattgaaaaacacgttagtgtgagtggacaaaaaaataaatagttaagataatttaaatgaagcaaacttgaatactttcccacttatttaaatttataaaacctcaatgcatgcaacgtttatcaAACATATTtcttaaactcaaaatctcgtgaaaacataccagccccgctggttaagagaaattggactagccctgctagtcaagtaataataggatatggggaagaaatatcaccatacgggtaaagaagccccttaggctctacttaccctcaactgccactcacatatagattgtgtgaggaggagaactaataacctcgactactactcacgtgaggaggagaataaatcacctcgactgccactcacaaacacaaagaaaGTGAGGAGGAGATACAATCCGaacgacccgagtatggtgaggaaaacaatcgaaaaccagtaaatccataaagcttccccaatatctcacgagaaaataagtatattctaatgacgtggccccgcacgccaaaatattctcaaaatcataacaaatagacgagatcaaattataaatcataactTAGAAACAAAACTAAATCCACAATCATcactaaggcattcccaatgccaaaacagAAAGTCGATTagtaaataagaaaaatatctccatcgaaatcccatttcgaaaatcttttaaaaatctcaaattgacgaatataaatataatatataattccATAAATCACATCGAAAAATCATTATAAAtcgtaaattcaaatttgagcGTAGAAAACTCTCATTCTAAAATCATGATGGAAAGTCTGATCAATATTCCAAAtatatattccaaaaccaaataatatcAGAAACTAAAAGTAATATGCTCGACAAAATactatgataattaaataaagcattaattcaagaaacaaacgcatgcatcattgtttaaaacaaaagtccactcacagtactatttaggcgatcacgtatacgagttccttcgtcgagcaatagctcggtacgtcgccctgtacacaattattttccgtgaataactattcaacaattaaatacttTTCCCAAAATCAAGTCCTCATAAATCTTCCCTACACTTCTTCTTGGATTCAACCCACATTTTACCACAAATGccaattcattaatttaaaggttccaaggcagaaccgagagatatctgacggtcggattctcataaGTCGATAATTGAATTCTAAATTCCGGAAATTTATAATCAACAcaaaacttttcaaattttcaaccaaattcatACCTACAAattctacaacaattataggacTTA belongs to Rosa chinensis cultivar Old Blush chromosome 4, RchiOBHm-V2, whole genome shotgun sequence and includes:
- the LOC112200234 gene encoding cyclic nucleotide-gated ion channel 1 isoform X1 gives rise to the protein MSNQVDNVSIDLRNLDRINLLGEFDKENGGQRSTSAKPVKEIIKAPANGMHKWNTFFIIVCSFAVFIDPLFCYINVIVEDHMCFIYDMKLLWTYIGLRMVVDVFYAVDIIIYFCGIFKRRKGKKLWACWKSRNNQKNEVPWKQVIKRWYSMLLPILPGILVALPIPEVLLLSIVMVYWDPVYIVFTFTSIQYMLRIFLIYGSQRWGLMKKTATGRWLKPLLDFLPFVLASHLFGALWYRLAVQRQIDCWKPYCKTVPGNRCKKTGNFQCGYNYPLVNITLLQELCPTKDENSKVFDLGIYSYALHSNVTNSLNLPRRMSQSFWWALRNLSSFGSNLITSTQLLEIIFSVAISISGMALFLVYLNARVQESLERSSQLKLKEKHLTKPDIDLWLSKNGLSNLKTMTKSSMDLKTTNKTKKALRTVIIENVHKIEENKDIDMQNIISILPIKYKKSIMRLLCLASLKKVPMLENLNEKMLNVICEHLKPVIYIEDNYIIQEGKPLGMTLFITQGIAWSYTVSNNIGAETSCGSSSNKWLKRGDYYGEELLKWAFKCTSYSDLPISTRTVMSQEKVEAFALRASDLKSIVSKYWWHFTREVPQVDLDQWENSAASSIQAAWCSRRLARARHSNGWDIFTVEN
- the LOC112200234 gene encoding putative cyclic nucleotide-gated ion channel 13 isoform X2 yields the protein MSNQVDNVSIDLRNLDRINLLGEFDKENGGQRSTSAKPVKEIIKAPANGMHKWNTFFIIVCSFAVFIDPLFCYINVIVEDHMCFIYDMKLLWTYIGLRMVVDVFYAVDIIIYFCGIFKRRKGKKLWACWKSRNNQKNEVPWKQVIKRWYSMLLPILPGILVALPIPELFGALWYRLAVQRQIDCWKPYCKTVPGNRCKKTGNFQCGYNYPLVNITLLQELCPTKDENSKVFDLGIYSYALHSNVTNSLNLPRRMSQSFWWALRNLSSFGSNLITSTQLLEIIFSVAISISGMALFLVYLNARVQESLERSSQLKLKEKHLTKPDIDLWLSKNGLSNLKTMTKSSMDLKTTNKTKKALRTVIIENVHKIEENKDIDMQNIISILPIKYKKSIMRLLCLASLKKVPMLENLNEKMLNVICEHLKPVIYIEDNYIIQEGKPLGMTLFITQGIAWSYTVSNNIGAETSCGSSSNKWLKRGDYYGEELLKWAFKCTSYSDLPISTRTVMSQEKVEAFALRASDLKSIVSKYWWHFTREVPQVDLDQWENSAASSIQAAWCSRRLARARHSNGWDIFTVEN
- the LOC112200234 gene encoding probable cyclic nucleotide-gated ion channel 10 isoform X3, whose product is MSNQVDNVSIDLRNLDRINLLGEFDKENGGQRSTSAKPVKEIIKAPANGMHKWNTFFIIVCSFAVFIDPLFCYINVIVEDHMCFIYDMKLLWTYIGLRMVVDVFYAVDIIIYFCGIFKRRKGKKLWACWKSRNNQKNEVPWKQVIKRWYSMLLPILPGILVALPIPEVLLLSIVMVYWDPVYIVFTFTSIQYMLRIFLIYGSQRWGLMKKTATGRWLKPLLDFLPFVLASHLFGALWYRLAVQRQIDCWKPYCKTVPGNRCKKTGNFQCGYNYPLVNITLLQELCPTKDENSKVFDLGIYSYALHSNVTNSLNLPRRMSQSFWWALRNLSSFGSNLITSTQLLEIIFSVAISISGMALFLVYLNARVQVPMLENLNEKMLNVICEHLKPVIYIEDNYIIQEGKPLGMTLFITQGIAWSYTVSNNIGAETSCGSSSNKWLKRGDYYGEELLKWAFKCTSYSDLPISTRTVMSQEKVEAFALRASDLKSIVSKYWWHFTREVPQVDLDQWENSAASSIQAAWCSRRLARARHSNGWDIFTVEN